A stretch of DNA from Odontesthes bonariensis isolate fOdoBon6 chromosome 2, fOdoBon6.hap1, whole genome shotgun sequence:
GTTACAATGAAAAGAGCTGAAAATTCTTAAGTTTGGTGCACGACAAATGCCCAGCCTGTGAAGGCAACTACTGTATGATGAAGGAATTGATACAACTGACAAGGTTTCAAGGACgacctttggtgaaatatgtaTCGGTTCGGGATCTGATGCCCTGATCCAGGTGTGGATGATTGAGATTTATTTGACCGATCGCAATTTTGCTCTCAAGGATTACACAATGCATTAAAGACTGGCAGCTTGAACATTTCGTGCACATGGGCCGCTTCCTCAACCAGTGGAGCTTCTTCCAATCATATTTTCTCAATTTAATACCCATAGCCCTATTGTTTTAAACAAAGATATCAAACGATATACCTTTATCATGCCTTTTACATTCCAGTAGGCTCCTCTGTAAGATCCAACCACAAGCCCATCTAAGCTCCTATGCACATCAAAGGACACACGATGGCTTTTATCCGAATTTTGCAGGTTCTCTGTTGTCCAAACAGTGGTATGAATTCCTTAAACGTATGCAATGCCTGAACATCCATTTCTGTCCATAGCAGCACAAATTTCTTTGTCGAGACCTTGTACGAATGGTGTGATGCATTGttatcttggaaaaaaaaataaaatgaattataTACACGCAACGATGCTAAACCTAGACCTGACCAATTGACCCTCTGATCAATTGCTCAGTTTATTCCAGgtgttttacttttatttttgcCCATCATATCCATATCCAACACCCCACATAAAAACAGCAGACATGAGCAAATTAGGAATTATTCAGCGTTTATTATTTCAAACTAACAAAAGCAAGTAGAAAATCTATTTGCTCCAAAGCTATATCAAATAGATTTTTCTACAAAGTCCTTTTAAATAACCTCTTTGTTGCAATGAAAGCATTTCTCATCGAGTCAGTTTCATCAGTTTACATCAGACGGCCTTAAAAAGGCCTAAATCAATAGGAGGCAGGCTGCAACTTAGTACTGTACATCTGAGCTCTATTCACATATACAGACCTTTGGTAGTTGTAGCCCTTTTGCATGAAGCCCTTTGAAAAGTCACAGTTAACTCACGAGGTGATTGATAAATACAGGTTGTGGTACCCAAATAAATAGGTGAAACAAGAAGGATGTCAACTTGTGTTGCCTTAAAATAGTCAAGAGTTTCTGAGCCATAAATAGCAGTTTAGTCCAGTTTCAGCTCCAGCAGCAGTCACATTCCTGTAACTCAACAAAACCTTCCAAGAAATTCAGCAAAATACATTTCGTACATGCTGGTACAGTAAATATGCGTCCTGCAAAATCAGGCCACAAGACACAAGGGTTGTCCTGAAGAAGAATCAGAATGATGTTGGCTGAAAATGAGATGCTTCGCTATGAAAAGATAAGCTTCCTTTTTCAAGCCAGAATGTTCatacagaaagaaaaataaatctaaacaATCAAAAACAATCTGAGTTTTAGATGCTTTCCTCCAACACTTAAAAGCTTTGTCAGCAGCCCGCTAAACCCCGCTACATTCAGTTTAAAGGGTTGATCAAATGTTTGGTCAGCAGATCCTGACAATGGTTAAGTAGTAAAGCTGATGGTTAGAAtaacaaagaacacatttttactCCTTGTTATCGAAAGAATCGGTccaaaaaatccaaaaaaaagcccccaaaaaccCTAAATCTGCTTCTTGTGTTCACGGCTGCGTGGGCAGGACCAAGCCGAAGTGGAGCACCAACAGGCCGTCCTGAGGCAAAGCAGAACCGGACAAACACTCATTATTTCAAACCTTCTCAAGCTGAAATCGTCAGGGCTGTTTCTgctgtgcagtttttttttttttcttttacctgtAGTGCGTCTTCACCCACAGAGCGCTGTATGTCTTTCAGTGACTGATAATGATCTAGGAGGTGATCTCCGCACACCACATCCACCTGCGGGGAGCACAAGCATTTCCCACCATTACAGAAGCAACACTCGCTGTTGGGTTTGAAAAGAAATACATAgaattctttttaaaaagtcttaaaatgtAGAAAATCTCACTGTTTTAATTCACCTGAAGCGACCGCATTTCAATCTCAACTCATCAAAGCACTCAAATTACTCTAAATGTCTCGATTAGTGAAAAACTGGAAGGACATCGGGTAGACTCAAACTTTCAACTGTTTTTAGTCAGTTCCACAATGGAAAAAGTGCTGTCACGGCAAAGTTCACTGTGCTCGAGTGAACAGTGACCTCCAGGTTTGCCCAGACTGATCCCAGCAGTGCAGCACTGAGAGCAGGAAATCAGTCTAAGCTGCTAATCTCCATCCCCGCGTTACTAAACACGCCCCCGCACTGCgtcacctgatcacacctggaCATTTCTGTTGGGGAAAGTAGGACACTTCCGAACACAAGCTTTCTATTAAAGCTTGTCCATCTCTCTGAGGCAGATGTGGTCTCGCTGTAATGAAAATGTATGACTTTATAACagagctgggcaacgattaaagtttttaatctaattaatcacatgatttccctgattaatcatgattaatcgcatttgtacgcaaaatccaaaaatgaatccaaaagtagtgtatagcttttagcatttagttttattttaaatgtgctgccatatgaatgaaagtgccataacatttgttgtgcaaacacacttttaacatcagcatctttctgtagtttttatgtagaagcctcgctccactgtctgtttccttgaatgacttgctgctatcagttgtgtgttttgcctttaagtgatattttagactggaactactacgctgagaagacaattcaacttggcagtgtttacagatgactttggttctgtcgactccgccgtctggaagaactttaacatgaaaatggccgagtaaaagttccgtacccttctccatgtttggtggatccgccgattactttcttttcctgttccgcagcagacagcaacagacttttacaaaataaaagcctgtgagcaacagacttttacaaaataaaagcctgtgagcaacagacttttacaataataaaataaataataaaacatgcgttaatgcgcaataacatatttatcggcgttaaataattaaagagttaacgcgataataacgagttaactcgcccagccctactttataataataaatgacttgAACGTAAGTAAAACAACActttgggatgtttcaggagtATGTTGTACAGGTGTGAGAATATCCGACTCTCCCAGACCGAGAGAAAAGAAGCAGCTGCTTTGCTGCAGGCACCAAAGTCCTTTTAAACAGTAAATCCAGGTCGACCGGCGTCTCCCTCGACTCAGTGAGAGGAATGGGGACCTCGTCCTCTCTCCGGGTGCCAGTTTCTCCTTTTAGAAACCAAAGCACCGGATTGTGCCCATGTTTTTGGGGCAGTCATACAACTCACCTGGCATGTTGGACTCAGCTCCATCTTCCTCCTGATGAACAGCTCTACGTGGCGGATTGTGGCCTCACCGGACACACGGACGTACCGCCTCTCTAGTGGCTAAACAGAGATAAAATGgttagctgctgtgatgtgttcagatctcttagtccgggttaaaactccagcagcagcgttctggatgagctgcagatgtttaatgctctttttgggaagtccagttaaaagagcgttacagtgatggagtctgctggagatgaatgcatgttgctgctgcagctgccgctaaagaccgtggtgaagttggtttgatattggatattcacaataaggaaataaggtgtcttttttttcccataccTCCCAAGTCACTAGTTCACAAGGCTTGGGAGGTGTCGAATATCCAAATAttcaatatcaaaccaacttcaccacggtcttaagCGGCAGCTGCACCAGCAACATTTctggaaaggtactggcttgattaaattcattctggactctctatccgaccacatgaagacctcgggacacttcggtttgactttagggaccctctactcactaccacgtaagtgttatgttgtttggagctgtagaagaggtataaaaatagcgttttgtagcggcgaaatgatatgcctctctcacttccaggctaacgacttttggctaaaaacggtcaaatcgaaattctcaaaacacatccgaatgacatgattttgatgtcaactcaacgtatgtactcccaacatcccgtaaattgatccctttaaaggggaactccggggcatttgaagcgcattcccattgctagaggttgtcaaatactgatagtaggacacagacaggtgcaaatcggcgctccctgtgcggagatagcgctgttcgctcagcctgtcatgcgaggctaatacgtggtggctacggggcaagcgctaacccttccacgtaaaacaacaacttgcacactgcagaaacgtcacaccactttataacccatccgacaataaagtcacaagccttaccatcaaaaccatatgcatggttctcacattactggcatggggacgttacaaaacaactttataaacagcatgtaactcaccggctggttgtaggctcgcgcatgtgaaagcccaaaagagtcgatggacgataatcccatatacaaagcaattaatcttctctagaaaaactgcgttcaagtatttaaaacattacaacaatattactgggcatgtattgttgtaatgttttaaatacttgaacgcagtttttctagagaagataattgttttgtatatgggattatcgtccatcgactcttttgggctttcacatgcgcgagcctacaactaaccggtgagttacatgctgtttataaagttgttttgtaacgtccccatgccagtaatgtgagaaccatgcatatggttttgatggtaaggcttgtgactttattgtcggatgggttataaagtggtgtgacgtttctgcaatGTGcgagttgttgttttacgtggaagggttatcagttgccccttagccaccacgtattagcctcgcatgacagggtgtccgaacagcgcgatctccacacagggagcgcagatttgcacccgtctgtgtcctactatcagtatttgacaacctctagcaatggaaatgcgcttcaaatgccccggagttcccctttaactcaaGCTACGGTTACAGTCTACTTGGCTATTTAAGTGGTCCATCGTCCTTGTCCCAGAATACATGCATGAGAGGGGAATCCAGTAGTTCTCTGAAGTGTGTCTGACAGCGCAACGAtatggactgtgtgagaaaatgttaAAGATATTCCGCTGCTTCTAACGTTCTCTGTGGGTGACCACCGTACATGTAAGTACAGCTAAATTCCCTGCACGGACGTTCTCTTAAAGTTACTTGAATGGCGATTTTGTCACATGACGCTCCAGTTATAAAGTCAGGATTCTATTAGAGCGGAGCGACAGTCTGAAAATGCTTTaaccctgataggggacatcatatattaatatttttttccactatttttccataaatcttctattccacttcagttctgatcataactaccaaaatttcaattatttaaaaaaaattaaccctttagatgccaatttgaactttttagcccaaattttatgcctttaggtgccagtattttcaaaatatggaatgcaaagtggaattattgagtaggaataattatggtctgggatatgtcaatgattagcaacaacattgatttttagggatttttaatttttttgttatgcctgatttaaaaaaaaataaataaatccttaattactgaaaagggccatttttcttcccttctaaaatgatccccacaataccatatgttaatatgcTCAAGATCCTTCCACAGTACTGCATATTGTTTTTAACTGTCAAACATCAGTATTGAATCCCAGGCATACTTGATATGACTTTAAAATAAGGATTCCTGTGTGCCAAATTTTtactcaaataaaaaaaaagatgtctcCTTTTTAAATTACATTCAATTATATGCAACTCAGAGCAGACGCAGCTGTGCGACCTCTCTTCATTTGTCATCCATTTTGTCCTTGTACGTACTGCAGTATAACTGCAACCTACAGCAACTGTTCAATGTGCGCCAAACACTTGTTGATTTTAAGCCTTTACCTTAAAGTTTGAGATGCCTTCTTCAGCCctgaaaacaaagcaaacagtCAAGAGGAGCACACATTTTTTGATGCCAAGTTACTGTATGGAATCCATGTGAGACAATGGGACAGCCTGCTGGCATACGTATGTAACTGCAagatgttttcatttaaaaatgacatTAGAACATTTCCATCTGTAACACAAATAcacagcaaaaataaataatgaacacCTATTCTGCTTCTACCTACTCTGCCCCACCGTTGCTCACTTGTTAGAGTAGTGGTacccaacctttttttttccctggaaGATCTTCTCTAATGACAAAACAATTGTGCCAACTCCCACCGTACACACACACTGGTGCGCACGTGTTGATTAAGAAAATGATCTCCAAAACTTTACTGAAACCAGTTTCTGGTTCTGAATTTTCTTtccccaaaaaaaacccaaacaagtAAGATGAGCTGTCAGGTGTGATGTTTGGCTGTTACAGGCTTCATTTTTTATCATAAGGAGCTGAAGTTTTTGCCCGTATGAACGCAACAGCGTGTTCTTTGAAAATCCAAACCTTTGTGTATGTGCTCTCCCTTTTTCACACTGCATCAGGTTGATGGCGAACAAGCTTTACATTTTCGAGGCCGCAAACGAAGCCACGGCACTTATGAGTCCTTTAACAAGTGGCCTATGCATCAAACTTTGTAAAAACTTACATTTCCTCCTGAAGAACGCTGATTTGCAGAGTAAATGGCCGTAAATAAGCCTGCACggttagcctagaaatctagactttgtttatttttcattatttattttttgtcacccccttctgtgttttattttctttatgattccattttcttgttcttcttttaaTGGACCACTCTTCGCCCTTCTAATTGCCcttcggggataaataaagttttttctgattctgattctgatagacacccctagcgaccgcaaattgaatttgctcccgggcgcaGTCCAGTCAGTTGTGGttgttttgcgaggctgaaaatcgaaacttaatcgggccaatTAGGGTTGTGACGATGGACGATGATATCGTCCATCGTCATTTATGACCCACCATCACGATGGATGGTAACCATCGTGATGCCACGGccactttttttaaaccgaaacACAATGGCTATggcatttaccttttttttttttactgcaaaaGCTTTAAAATAATTTGTCATGCACTTCACTATAGGCCTATGATATCACAGCAGAACACCAAAaggaaagaataataaaaatataagcgcaagaaaaataataaaacaaacaaacataaagcaTGACTTGCCTGTACCGAAACGCGCTAAACTGTAATAACTTAAAATGTTAAGAGGGCGGACACGGGTGCAGCCTATTCCAACATATTTACATGTCAATGTTTctggccaaaaaaaacaacgtaTTGACCTCGTCTGGCTTTAATAAGCTGCGGACTGGCGTGACCACACTGCCCGCGGTGCTGAAAACTCTTTCCGAAGGCGTGCTGGTAGCGCATATAGCAGAGATACTTTCTAGCGATTTTTCCCATCAAAGGAAACCTGCTCTGGTTACTTTTTCTGGTTACTTTCCATAGTTTGGGAAAGTTTCCAAATGCCTAAATGCACTGAGTTGCGGGCGGCCATGCgatcagctgtttgtgttaacGAGCAACTGAACAGCCGGATAGTGACATTCTGGCACGGGCCATTCAAACGCAATGGAAggatgttttttcccccttacagCTAAAGCCTGGGAAGTCTGTGTAGAATCATCACCCTGTAGCTTATATACTAgcgttttattattattatttgatcataattttattattattattatttgaccATAAGTCGTAACCCCCCCCCCGACGACGACGATATCATCGTCCATCACGATGTTTCACTGTAAACATCTTCTTCTGCCAATTAAGAAGACATCGCCCAACCCtagggccaatcaaatcgtgaggagcggggtcggaggccgggctacctagtgacgacagaggtgcgacgtttcagtgtgtagttccagagagaggtaaacaatggctgcgccatttggctttggcagcgactctagaagatttaaatatatatttttctttgcgagacgaacagataactctGCACACGGGCAAAGTCGAAAAGGAAAATAatattctttcctctctgacatTAGACTACACTCCACCATGTACTttccgtcgcgctgactacgtaatccttcttcatcgctctgattggttgttgcgccatcctattgcgtggcgttgagtgcagaggcaacttaacagacaacagtttatcctgcccacactgctatccagcttcactagacccctgtacagctttttgctgtatcACTCAGCTGTTTGAACGGAGTGGTACGTGCACTTTTTCCCAATCATTCTTTTTAGTTCCTGTAATTCCATAAACCACACaagcatgtgtgcatgtgaccATCCACGTACCTCTGCGTGTTTCATGTGCTTCGTCCGAATAGAGACGAATCAAAATCCAGTAAATTGTTTACGATTTAGTACAGACGCAAGACCAAATTTTGGCAACCACTCTCAGACCTCAGACTGTAATCTTTGGCACTCCCTATAAGGGTGTGAAGACCCCAGGCTGGGAACAACTGTGTTACAGAATAAGCCTCATACGCAGAGACTTACGTTGTGGTCTGCAATGTATTAACAAAACGAGGTTTTCTTTTGTCCGACAGCTGCACAAGTCTTGTAAGGGCCTTCGGTTCCATTTAAGTGTTTCCACTCAAAGATGCTGGATACCTTTAATAGCTGCTATATTTGGGAACATGAAAGCACCGTGTAAGTTCTTACCCAACAAACTCcagaagcagagacacgtccaGCTCAGGAGGAATGGTAAACACGGACTGGGGAAAGCTATCCTTCTTCTGCCTCCTCGATACAACGGGACATTGAGGGGAAAGAACCACTGCGAAGGGAGACAACACCGAGTTTAAGTCATGGACTTCCATGCTTTTACTGCTGCATATTTACAGTTTTATTCCTGAAATATTcatattttaaacagaaaattaGAACGTTCCACACTCTTCAGTCAAGAACTGCATGTTGTAGAATGATCAGTTATTATCCTCTCCGTAAGTGACATGCAGTACCTTAAAGTGTGTAATCACAGGTGTTCAAGTAATGTTGCCACAAATGTTTCCTTAAGCTTTCATGCTGAATTACTTTACCTGGTTTAGGCACTGGCAGCCCTCTCTCTTTGTAGAAGTTACACATTTGTTCTCTTTCCACTGTTgcacaaaatgaaaaagagttcaaatttaatttgaaaatgGAAGGTTAATAGAACACGACACAATGTCAATAACACCTGACAGCAAATTCATATCCACCAGTCTGCCACAACCTTAAAAAGGGCTGACCATAGATCTCTGTCCACACGTATACATTAGGGATGGGCctaggatttatttttttaaataagtaaGAATAATCTAACACTGTAAGCTTAGATGCTAATGGTGCGCCAATAAGAGAAACCTGCAAAGCAAAAGATCGCAGCTGTCAAACACTTCTGTGTGGAACACAAATGAGACTGACGTCAGGTACTACGACTCTTTCAGGTAAAGCTAGCTTTCTTTAAGTTTACCACAACTGAAAAGGTTTGTGATTCCAATCAGGATTTTCACGTGAAACACACATTTAGTCCACAGGTTATAGCAAATGAATGTAAACGTACGTAAATGAAAGATGAGCTGTATCACACGCCGTCAGATGTTGCTACATGGACTATTATGAGGTGGGCTACCCAGGGAGTGAACCCGAACGTTTGTATGTAGAACCCACCAAAGCAAGTTGCTAAGACATATGAACCTTGTTAGGTAGGGATGcaaatcgaaaaccggttcttgttgagaaccggttcccagtgtttcaattccttggaatcgtttggcgattttgcaaacgattcccttatcgattccagtgggcgcgaatgacgtcaccacgcaacgttgcgtggcgagtccagcgcagccagcagtcaacagtaaacatggcgcccaagcggtacaaacgctcgaaagtttggttacacatccctaaaaaag
This window harbors:
- the pcgf6 gene encoding polycomb group RING finger protein 6, which codes for MSSPPLGRRSHDTSTNISDCDSDDEPKLPLNQFYPYIRCALCCGFLIDATTITECLHTFCKSCIVKHFFYSNRCPTCSIVVHQTQPIYNIRPDRQLQDIVYKMIPYLEELEREQMCNFYKERGLPVPKPVVLSPQCPVVSRRQKKDSFPQSVFTIPPELDVSLLLEFVGAEEGISNFKPLERRYVRVSGEATIRHVELFIRRKMELSPTCQVDVVCGDHLLDHYQSLKDIQRSVGEDALQDGLLVLHFGLVLPTQP